The Streptomyces sp. NBC_00224 genome has a window encoding:
- a CDS encoding PP2C family protein-serine/threonine phosphatase, protein MIRTRSWTAACASALGTGRGLALALPGLWLALVVGWQLTCPLATDESMGLRIATCVAFLLAVICLVHGVRLGAARELRQVQEVADAAQRVLLRPPPPRLDGLTVAAGQLCAARGAVVGGDLYEVMATPYGVRVIMGDVRGHGLGPLGAVAAVLGSFREAAHDEPDLAGVLRRLDRALQRHLRERARGEHPACCAGEPESPLAEEFVTVLLLEIRDDGLVLALNCGHPWPYRLCGGAEPLLPGDPLPPLGSFPLPAELPLHRCTRLLPGEALCLHTDGAEDARDRAGRFFRLQEVLARAALDTPLSPAAVVHCVQRELLRHTGGRLADDVALMVLRNDRVRVPAQTAAVPTARARR, encoded by the coding sequence ATGATCCGTACCAGGAGTTGGACGGCGGCCTGCGCGAGCGCCCTCGGTACGGGCCGGGGCCTCGCCCTCGCGCTGCCCGGCCTGTGGCTGGCCCTGGTGGTGGGCTGGCAGCTGACCTGCCCGCTGGCCACCGACGAGTCCATGGGCCTGCGGATCGCCACCTGCGTGGCCTTCCTGCTCGCGGTGATCTGTCTGGTGCACGGCGTACGGCTGGGCGCGGCACGGGAGTTGCGGCAGGTGCAGGAGGTGGCCGACGCCGCCCAGCGGGTGCTGCTGCGGCCGCCGCCGCCCCGCCTCGACGGGCTCACCGTGGCCGCCGGACAGCTCTGTGCGGCCCGGGGCGCGGTGGTCGGCGGCGATCTGTACGAGGTGATGGCCACGCCGTACGGGGTGCGCGTGATCATGGGCGATGTGCGCGGGCATGGCCTCGGCCCGCTCGGCGCGGTCGCGGCGGTGCTCGGCAGCTTCCGCGAGGCCGCCCACGACGAGCCGGACCTCGCGGGCGTGCTGCGGCGCCTGGACCGGGCGCTGCAACGGCACTTGCGCGAGCGGGCCCGCGGCGAGCATCCGGCCTGCTGCGCGGGCGAGCCCGAGAGCCCGCTCGCCGAGGAGTTCGTGACCGTACTGCTCCTGGAGATCCGGGACGACGGCCTGGTGCTCGCCCTCAACTGCGGCCATCCGTGGCCCTACCGGCTGTGCGGCGGCGCCGAGCCGCTGCTGCCCGGCGACCCGCTGCCCCCGCTCGGCTCCTTCCCCCTCCCCGCCGAACTGCCGCTGCACCGCTGCACCCGGCTGCTGCCCGGGGAGGCCCTGTGTCTGCACACGGACGGCGCCGAGGATGCCCGGGACCGCGCCGGGCGGTTCTTCCGGCTGCAGGAAGTACTCGCCCGGGCGGCCCTGGACACCCCGCTGTCACCCGCCGCGGTGGTCCACTGCGTACAGCGGGAGCTGCTGCGGCACACCGGCGGACGGCTCGCCGACGACGTGGCGCTGATGGTGCTGCGCAACGACCGGGTGCGCGTGCCCGCACAGACCGCGGCCGTCCCGACCGCGCGGGCGCGGCGCTGA
- a CDS encoding 3-hydroxybutyryl-CoA dehydrogenase, whose amino-acid sequence MTDIERVGVVGCGQMGAGIAEVCARSGLDVRVAETTGEALEIGRTRLHNSLSKAAERGKITEQERDETLARLSFTTDLGEFADRDLVIEAVVENEQIKTEIFQVLDQVVTRPDAILASNTSSIPLVKLAVATSRPDQVIGIHFFNPAPVQKLVELIPALTTSEGTLSRAQAMVEKVLGKHAIRAQDRSGFVVNALLIPYLLSAIRMFESGIASREDIDNGMELGCAHPMGPLKLSDLIGLDTVASVADSMYDEFKEPLYAAPPLLQRMVDAGRLGRKTGSGFYSYS is encoded by the coding sequence GTGACCGACATCGAACGCGTCGGAGTGGTGGGCTGCGGCCAGATGGGGGCCGGCATCGCGGAGGTCTGCGCCCGCAGCGGCTTGGACGTGAGGGTCGCCGAGACCACCGGCGAAGCCCTGGAGATCGGCCGTACCCGGCTGCACAACTCCCTTTCGAAGGCCGCCGAGCGCGGCAAGATCACCGAGCAGGAGCGCGACGAGACGCTCGCCCGGCTGAGCTTCACCACCGACCTCGGCGAGTTCGCCGACCGCGATCTCGTCATCGAGGCCGTGGTCGAGAACGAGCAGATCAAGACCGAGATCTTCCAGGTGCTCGACCAGGTGGTGACCCGCCCGGACGCGATCCTGGCCTCCAACACCTCCTCCATCCCGCTGGTGAAGCTCGCGGTCGCGACCTCGCGGCCCGACCAGGTCATCGGCATCCACTTCTTCAACCCGGCCCCGGTGCAGAAGCTCGTCGAGCTGATCCCGGCGCTCACCACCTCCGAGGGCACCCTCAGCCGGGCCCAGGCCATGGTGGAGAAGGTCCTCGGCAAGCACGCGATCCGCGCCCAGGACCGCTCGGGCTTCGTGGTCAACGCCCTCCTCATCCCGTATCTGCTCTCCGCGATCCGGATGTTCGAGTCGGGCATCGCCAGCCGCGAGGACATCGACAACGGCATGGAGCTGGGCTGCGCCCACCCGATGGGCCCGCTCAAGCTGTCCGACCTCATCGGCCTGGACACGGTCGCCTCGGTGGCGGACTCGATGTACGACGAGTTCAAGGAGCCGCTGTACGCGGCGCCGCCGCTGCTGCAGCGCATGGTGGACGCGGGGCGTCTGGGCCGCAAGACCGGGTCCGGTTTCTACTCGTACTCCTGA
- a CDS encoding NUDIX domain-containing protein, whose amino-acid sequence MQWTNLSEQTVYENRWFRVNLADVALPDGRHLDHFVIRLRPVAVATVVNEANEVLLLWRHRFITDSWGWELAAGVVEDGEDIAAAAAREMEEETGWRPGPLRHLLTVEPANGLIDARHHLYWSESAEYIGHPEDDFESSRREWIPLKLVPDMIARGEVPAANMAAGLLLLHHMRLGDG is encoded by the coding sequence GTGCAGTGGACGAACCTGAGTGAACAAACTGTGTATGAGAACCGCTGGTTCCGCGTCAATCTCGCCGACGTCGCCCTCCCGGACGGGCGGCACCTCGACCACTTCGTGATCCGGCTCCGCCCGGTCGCCGTGGCCACCGTCGTCAACGAGGCCAACGAGGTGCTGCTGCTGTGGCGGCACCGGTTCATCACCGACAGCTGGGGCTGGGAGCTGGCCGCCGGGGTCGTCGAGGACGGCGAGGACATCGCGGCCGCGGCCGCCCGCGAGATGGAGGAGGAGACCGGGTGGCGGCCGGGCCCGCTGCGCCATCTCCTCACCGTCGAGCCCGCCAACGGACTCATCGACGCCCGGCACCACCTCTACTGGTCGGAGTCGGCCGAGTACATCGGCCACCCCGAGGACGACTTCGAGTCGTCGCGGCGCGAGTGGATACCGCTCAAGCTGGTACCCGACATGATCGCCCGCGGCGAGGTCCCGGCCGCCAACATGGCGGCCGGGCTCCTGCTCCTGCACCACATGCGGCTCGGCGACGGCTGA
- a CDS encoding transcriptional regulator, with protein MQPNTLLDALVDEAGISNAGLAAHVNQAGRGRGLALRYEHTAVARWLKGQRPRGQVPDLICEVLAVRLHRPVTLDDIGLGVPGEPVAPVGSPLAGFVERATALWRSDEQQRPHILGAPAVTGTPAVMPVWEWENPPEDTDVSRHGQTAVSESDIEMLRSARAHYELMYRKAGGIATRSRIVGFLNSETAPLLRGCYTDRTGRQLHRATGGLVAIAGICAYDSNAQGLAQRYFHQALRLAKASGDRGLGAYVIALLVNQSLYMHDYRQAVAFAEAALRTAGHQLTPALAADLHAMQAKAYAHLGDGRSALGAIRGAERAAERIRPKNEPAETGYVQPGLVNVQVAEALLRLGDLPAAREQAGLAARAPSHDRGRVHRLAMLAQIELRQGEADRAVATAVEMAERARGMESQRLRDRLRVVREHLVESGCAGADEAAELIDGALRVPL; from the coding sequence ATGCAGCCCAATACCCTGCTCGACGCGCTGGTCGACGAGGCCGGCATCTCCAACGCCGGGCTCGCGGCCCATGTGAACCAGGCCGGCCGTGGCAGAGGGCTGGCACTGAGGTACGAACACACCGCGGTGGCACGGTGGTTGAAGGGCCAGCGGCCGCGCGGCCAGGTGCCCGATCTGATCTGCGAGGTGCTCGCGGTCCGGCTGCACCGGCCGGTCACCCTCGACGACATCGGGCTCGGCGTGCCGGGCGAGCCGGTCGCGCCGGTCGGCTCGCCGCTCGCCGGGTTCGTGGAGCGCGCCACCGCCCTGTGGCGCTCCGACGAGCAGCAGCGCCCGCACATACTGGGCGCGCCCGCGGTCACCGGCACCCCGGCCGTGATGCCGGTGTGGGAGTGGGAGAACCCGCCGGAGGACACCGATGTGTCACGGCACGGCCAGACCGCGGTGAGCGAGAGCGACATCGAGATGCTGCGGTCGGCCCGCGCGCACTACGAGCTGATGTACCGCAAGGCCGGGGGCATCGCCACCCGCTCGCGCATCGTGGGCTTCCTCAACTCCGAGACCGCGCCGCTGCTGCGCGGCTGCTACACCGACCGGACCGGCCGCCAGCTGCACCGGGCGACCGGGGGGCTGGTCGCGATCGCCGGGATCTGCGCGTACGACTCCAACGCCCAGGGCCTGGCCCAGCGTTACTTCCACCAGGCGCTGCGGCTGGCGAAGGCGAGCGGGGACCGGGGGCTCGGCGCGTATGTGATCGCCCTGCTCGTCAACCAGTCGCTGTACATGCACGACTACCGCCAGGCGGTCGCGTTCGCGGAGGCGGCGCTGCGGACGGCGGGCCACCAGCTCACTCCGGCGCTGGCCGCGGATCTGCACGCGATGCAGGCGAAGGCGTACGCGCACCTCGGCGACGGGCGCAGCGCGCTCGGCGCGATCCGCGGCGCCGAGCGGGCGGCCGAGCGGATCCGGCCGAAGAACGAACCCGCCGAGACCGGCTACGTCCAGCCGGGCCTGGTCAACGTCCAGGTGGCGGAGGCCCTGCTGCGGCTGGGCGATCTGCCGGCCGCGCGCGAGCAGGCGGGACTGGCCGCGCGCGCCCCCTCGCACGACCGGGGCAGGGTGCACCGGCTTGCGATGCTCGCGCAGATCGAGCTCCGGCAGGGCGAGGCGGACCGGGCCGTCGCGACGGCGGTCGAGATGGCCGAGCGGGCCCGGGGGATGGAGTCGCAGCGGTTGCGCGACCGGTTGCGCGTCGTACGCGAGCATCTGGTGGAGAGCGGTTGCGCCGGCGCCGACGAAGCCGCCGAGCTGATCGACGGGGCGCTGCGCGTTCCCCTGTGA